The following proteins are encoded in a genomic region of Jaculus jaculus isolate mJacJac1 chromosome 13, mJacJac1.mat.Y.cur, whole genome shotgun sequence:
- the Ccdc157 gene encoding coiled-coil domain-containing protein 157 isoform X5 gives MAHLLGSQACIDSLRRDLTDLQGTIVDVFSRAGPVRCPSWKFPDRVACDLDMVALLEHYDHVPGDPEFTQLSHTVLLELVIDRLLLLLQSCSSYLENLGLEQAMPRARDPGPCMSVGLTVRRFWNSLLRLGKLYQLAAPQKRQNPGEILTAKPMAKGEPARSPECMTAKFIKPPSPVPGLPHTCPGLQTIPVRVSLRCPAGTSENTKSVHSQTIETALVPCDACTSVQGSLREVGKVVISLCQSQNLPSSLGQFQQLVQDSMGLRPLPAATMGHWAAEQSKDLTRLSKHVGALTQLVGPLRTQLEEAEGQKDGLRQQVGELEQSLLQEQRERRRQTEEAERHLAQWECDRQQLLTETCDLKTKVATLEEQLKDQQESMQAVGEEPCCVAGCAPSVSVRTEKGNHRRRQSLRSCRRKESAGQQLRSRCRCWRSRCRCWQGGWMELASRSAGPAQSWTRRRPALTAWSAIRSLCRPNSGPCYSSWTAWTRSAMSCGEAWMRLSFSGLRWSSSCRPYKWRESTGSANSRPSRLWRCYLRHGEASAGQQYPYPGTEGGEWATPVNADQNPRGGPAGRPQADPTGPALVPSPQGHPGSSTPSTGPECILSACEQEAPSWQQNRQCRQDPAWPASSIPSPAAQQQAFPREQDCLSDLCPEPHPGLGQAQEETLAEPGNGGKEAPHPWAR, from the exons ATGGCACACCTGCTAGGCAGCCAGGCCTGCATAGACAGCCTGCGCAGAGACCTCACTGACCTGCAGGGGACCATCGTGGACGTGTTTTCCCGTGCTGGGCCTGTGCGCTGTCCCTCGTGGAAGTTCCCTGACCGTGTGGCCTGTGACCTTGACATGGTAGCCCTGCTGGAGCACTATGACCACGTGCCAGGTGACCCTGAGTTCACGCAGTTGTCCCACACTGTGCTGCTGGAGCTGGTCATCGACAG gctcctgctgctgctgcagagcTGTTCCAGCTACCTGGAAAACCTTGGCTTGGAGCAGGCGATGCCCCGCGCCCGAGATCCAGGACCCTGCATGTCTGTGGGGCTCACAGTGCGGCGCTTCTGGAACAGCCTGCTGAGGCTGGGCAAGCTTTACCAACTGGCGGCTCCCCAG AAAAGGCAAAACCCAGGAGAGATTCTCACTGCCAAGCCCATGGCCAAAGGCGAGCCTGCCAGGAGCCCTGAATGTATGACTGCCAAGTTCATCAAACCTCCCTCCCCAGTACCAGGTTTGCCCCATACCTGCCCAGGGCTGCAGACCATCCCTGTCAGAGTGTCCCTGAGGTGCCCAGCCGGGACATCCGAGAACACCAAGAGCGTCCACTCCCAGACCATCGAAACAGCATTGGTACCCTGTGACGCTTGCACCAGTGTCCAGGGCAGTCTTCGAGAGGTGGGCAAGGTGGTCATCAGCTTATGTCAGAGCCAGAACTTGCCCTCATCCTTGGGCCAATTCCAGCAGCTGGTACAGGACAGTATGGGGCTCAGGCCCCTGCCAGCCGCTACCATGGGCCACTGGGCAGCAGAACAGAGCAAAGACCTGACACGCCTCAGTAAGCACGTGGGGGCCCTCACTCAGCTTGTCGGGCCCCTCAGGACCCAGCTAGAGGAGGCTGAGGGGCAGAAGGATGGACTGAGGCAGCAGGTGGGCGAGCTGGAGCAGTCCCTGCTGCAGGAGCAGAGGGAGCGACGGCGGCAGACGGAGGAGGCTGAGCGGCACTTGGCACAGTGGGAGTGTGACAGACAGCAGCTGCTCACAG AAACGTGTGACCTAAAGACAAAGGTGGCCACCCTGGAGGAGCAGCTGAAGGACCAGCAGGAGTCCATGCAGGCTGTGGGTGAGGAGCCCTGCTGTGTGGCTGGGTGTGCACCTTCAGTTTCTGTCAGGACAGAGAAAGGGAACCACAGGAGG AGGCAAAGTCTCAGGAGCTGCAGGAGGAAGGAGAGCGCAGGGCAGCAGCTGAGAAGCAGGTGCAGGTGCTGGAGGAGCAGGTGCAGGTGCTGGCAGGGCGGCTGGATGGAGCTGGCCAGCAGATCCGCTGGGCCAGCACAGAGCTGGACAAGGAGAAGGCCCGCGTTGACAGCATGGTCCGCCATCAGGAG TCTCTGCAGGCCAAACAGCGGGCCCTGCTACAGCAGCTGGACAGCCTGGACCAGGAGCGCGATGAGCTGCGGGGAAGCCTGGATGAGGCTGAGCTTCAGCGGGCTCAGGTGGAGCAGCAGCTGCAGACCCTACAAATGGAGAGAGAGCACAGGCAGTGCCAACTCCAGGCCCAGCAG GCTCTGGCGATGTTACCTACGACATGGAGAGGCAAGTGCAGGCCAACAATATCCGTATCCAGGTACTGAAGGAGGAGAATGGGCGACTCCAGTCAATGCTGACCAAAATCCAAGAGGTGGCCCAGCAGGGAGGCCTCAAG CTGATCCCACAGGACCAGCTCTGGTCCCCTCCCCACAAGGACATCCAGGGAGCAGCACCCCCAGCACAGGCCCAGAGTGCATCCTCTCG GCCTGTGAGCAGGAAGCACCCTCTTGGCAGCAGAACAGGCAGTGCAGGCAAGACCCCGCCTGGCCGGCCTCAAGCATCCCCAGCCCAGCAGCCCAGCAGCAAGCCTTCCCCAGAGAACAGGACTGTCTCAGCGACCTGTGCCCAGAACCCCATCCGGGCCTTGGCCAGGCTCAGGAGGAGACTCTCGCCGAGCCGGG GAACGGTGGGAAAGAAGCTCCTCATCCCTGGGCCAGGTGA
- the Ccdc157 gene encoding coiled-coil domain-containing protein 157 isoform X4 translates to MAHLLGSQACIDSLRRDLTDLQGTIVDVFSRAGPVRCPSWKFPDRVACDLDMVALLEHYDHVPGDPEFTQLSHTVLLELVIDRLLLLLQSCSSYLENLGLEQAMPRARDPGPCMSVGLTVRRFWNSLLRLGKLYQLAAPQKRQNPGEILTAKPMAKGEPARSPECMTAKFIKPPSPVPGLPHTCPGLQTIPVRVSLRCPAGTSENTKSVHSQTIETALVPCDACTSVQGSLREVGKVVISLCQSQNLPSSLGQFQQLVQDSMGLRPLPAATMGHWAAEQSKDLTRLSKHVGALTQLVGPLRTQLEEAEGQKDGLRQQVGELEQSLLQEQRERRRQTEEAERHLAQWECDRQQLLTETCDLKTKVATLEEQLKDQQESMQAVGEEPCCVAGCAPSVSVRTEKGNHRRRQSLRSCRRKESAGQQLRSRCRCWRSRCRCWQGGWMELASRSAGPAQSWTRRRPALTAWSAIRSLCRPNSGPCYSSWTAWTRSAMSCGEAWMRLSFSGLRWSSSCRPYKWRESTGSANSRPSRLWRCYLRHGEASAGQQYPYPGTEGGEWATPVNADQNPRGGPAGRPQADPTGPALVPSPQGHPGSSTPSTGPECILSACEQEAPSWQQNRQCRQDPAWPASSIPSPAAQQQAFPREQDCLSDLCPEPHPGLGQAQEETLAEPGSPGCRPGGIHSP, encoded by the exons ATGGCACACCTGCTAGGCAGCCAGGCCTGCATAGACAGCCTGCGCAGAGACCTCACTGACCTGCAGGGGACCATCGTGGACGTGTTTTCCCGTGCTGGGCCTGTGCGCTGTCCCTCGTGGAAGTTCCCTGACCGTGTGGCCTGTGACCTTGACATGGTAGCCCTGCTGGAGCACTATGACCACGTGCCAGGTGACCCTGAGTTCACGCAGTTGTCCCACACTGTGCTGCTGGAGCTGGTCATCGACAG gctcctgctgctgctgcagagcTGTTCCAGCTACCTGGAAAACCTTGGCTTGGAGCAGGCGATGCCCCGCGCCCGAGATCCAGGACCCTGCATGTCTGTGGGGCTCACAGTGCGGCGCTTCTGGAACAGCCTGCTGAGGCTGGGCAAGCTTTACCAACTGGCGGCTCCCCAG AAAAGGCAAAACCCAGGAGAGATTCTCACTGCCAAGCCCATGGCCAAAGGCGAGCCTGCCAGGAGCCCTGAATGTATGACTGCCAAGTTCATCAAACCTCCCTCCCCAGTACCAGGTTTGCCCCATACCTGCCCAGGGCTGCAGACCATCCCTGTCAGAGTGTCCCTGAGGTGCCCAGCCGGGACATCCGAGAACACCAAGAGCGTCCACTCCCAGACCATCGAAACAGCATTGGTACCCTGTGACGCTTGCACCAGTGTCCAGGGCAGTCTTCGAGAGGTGGGCAAGGTGGTCATCAGCTTATGTCAGAGCCAGAACTTGCCCTCATCCTTGGGCCAATTCCAGCAGCTGGTACAGGACAGTATGGGGCTCAGGCCCCTGCCAGCCGCTACCATGGGCCACTGGGCAGCAGAACAGAGCAAAGACCTGACACGCCTCAGTAAGCACGTGGGGGCCCTCACTCAGCTTGTCGGGCCCCTCAGGACCCAGCTAGAGGAGGCTGAGGGGCAGAAGGATGGACTGAGGCAGCAGGTGGGCGAGCTGGAGCAGTCCCTGCTGCAGGAGCAGAGGGAGCGACGGCGGCAGACGGAGGAGGCTGAGCGGCACTTGGCACAGTGGGAGTGTGACAGACAGCAGCTGCTCACAG AAACGTGTGACCTAAAGACAAAGGTGGCCACCCTGGAGGAGCAGCTGAAGGACCAGCAGGAGTCCATGCAGGCTGTGGGTGAGGAGCCCTGCTGTGTGGCTGGGTGTGCACCTTCAGTTTCTGTCAGGACAGAGAAAGGGAACCACAGGAGG AGGCAAAGTCTCAGGAGCTGCAGGAGGAAGGAGAGCGCAGGGCAGCAGCTGAGAAGCAGGTGCAGGTGCTGGAGGAGCAGGTGCAGGTGCTGGCAGGGCGGCTGGATGGAGCTGGCCAGCAGATCCGCTGGGCCAGCACAGAGCTGGACAAGGAGAAGGCCCGCGTTGACAGCATGGTCCGCCATCAGGAG TCTCTGCAGGCCAAACAGCGGGCCCTGCTACAGCAGCTGGACAGCCTGGACCAGGAGCGCGATGAGCTGCGGGGAAGCCTGGATGAGGCTGAGCTTCAGCGGGCTCAGGTGGAGCAGCAGCTGCAGACCCTACAAATGGAGAGAGAGCACAGGCAGTGCCAACTCCAGGCCCAGCAG GCTCTGGCGATGTTACCTACGACATGGAGAGGCAAGTGCAGGCCAACAATATCCGTATCCAGGTACTGAAGGAGGAGAATGGGCGACTCCAGTCAATGCTGACCAAAATCCAAGAGGTGGCCCAGCAGGGAGGCCTCAAG CTGATCCCACAGGACCAGCTCTGGTCCCCTCCCCACAAGGACATCCAGGGAGCAGCACCCCCAGCACAGGCCCAGAGTGCATCCTCTCG GCCTGTGAGCAGGAAGCACCCTCTTGGCAGCAGAACAGGCAGTGCAGGCAAGACCCCGCCTGGCCGGCCTCAAGCATCCCCAGCCCAGCAGCCCAGCAGCAAGCCTTCCCCAGAGAACAGGACTGTCTCAGCGACCTGTGCCCAGAACCCCATCCGGGCCTTGGCCAGGCTCAGGAGGAGACTCTCGCCGAGCCGGG
- the Ccdc157 gene encoding coiled-coil domain-containing protein 157 isoform X3, with protein MAHLLGSQACIDSLRRDLTDLQGTIVDVFSRAGPVRCPSWKFPDRVACDLDMVALLEHYDHVPGDPEFTQLSHTVLLELVIDRLLLLLQSCSSYLENLGLEQAMPRARDPGPCMSVGLTVRRFWNSLLRLGKLYQLAAPQKRQNPGEILTAKPMAKGEPARSPECMTAKFIKPPSPVPGLPHTCPGLQTIPVRVSLRCPAGTSENTKSVHSQTIETALVPCDACTSVQGSLREVGKVVISLCQSQNLPSSLGQFQQLVQDSMGLRPLPAATMGHWAAEQSKDLTRLSKHVGALTQLVGPLRTQLEEAEGQKDGLRQQVGELEQSLLQEQRERRRQTEEAERHLAQWECDRQQLLTETCDLKTKVATLEEQLKDQQESMQAVEAKSQELQEEGERRAAAEKQVQVLEEQVQVLAGRLDGAGQQIRWASTELDKEKARVDSMVRHQESLQAKQRALLQQLDSLDQERDELRGSLDEAELQRAQVEQQLQTLQMEREHRQCQLQAQQELLQSLQQEKQELEQASTDLRLTVSELQREVAELRERERLLVAFPDLNRPTEAQIESSGDVTYDMERQVQANNIRIQVLKEENGRLQSMLTKIQEVAQQGGLKLIPQDQLWSPPHKDIQGAAPPAQAQSASSRPVSRKHPLGSRTGSAGKTPPGRPQASPAQQPSSKPSPENRTVSATCAQNPIRALARLRRRLSPSRGQSGCIHQSQERPM; from the exons ATGGCACACCTGCTAGGCAGCCAGGCCTGCATAGACAGCCTGCGCAGAGACCTCACTGACCTGCAGGGGACCATCGTGGACGTGTTTTCCCGTGCTGGGCCTGTGCGCTGTCCCTCGTGGAAGTTCCCTGACCGTGTGGCCTGTGACCTTGACATGGTAGCCCTGCTGGAGCACTATGACCACGTGCCAGGTGACCCTGAGTTCACGCAGTTGTCCCACACTGTGCTGCTGGAGCTGGTCATCGACAG gctcctgctgctgctgcagagcTGTTCCAGCTACCTGGAAAACCTTGGCTTGGAGCAGGCGATGCCCCGCGCCCGAGATCCAGGACCCTGCATGTCTGTGGGGCTCACAGTGCGGCGCTTCTGGAACAGCCTGCTGAGGCTGGGCAAGCTTTACCAACTGGCGGCTCCCCAG AAAAGGCAAAACCCAGGAGAGATTCTCACTGCCAAGCCCATGGCCAAAGGCGAGCCTGCCAGGAGCCCTGAATGTATGACTGCCAAGTTCATCAAACCTCCCTCCCCAGTACCAGGTTTGCCCCATACCTGCCCAGGGCTGCAGACCATCCCTGTCAGAGTGTCCCTGAGGTGCCCAGCCGGGACATCCGAGAACACCAAGAGCGTCCACTCCCAGACCATCGAAACAGCATTGGTACCCTGTGACGCTTGCACCAGTGTCCAGGGCAGTCTTCGAGAGGTGGGCAAGGTGGTCATCAGCTTATGTCAGAGCCAGAACTTGCCCTCATCCTTGGGCCAATTCCAGCAGCTGGTACAGGACAGTATGGGGCTCAGGCCCCTGCCAGCCGCTACCATGGGCCACTGGGCAGCAGAACAGAGCAAAGACCTGACACGCCTCAGTAAGCACGTGGGGGCCCTCACTCAGCTTGTCGGGCCCCTCAGGACCCAGCTAGAGGAGGCTGAGGGGCAGAAGGATGGACTGAGGCAGCAGGTGGGCGAGCTGGAGCAGTCCCTGCTGCAGGAGCAGAGGGAGCGACGGCGGCAGACGGAGGAGGCTGAGCGGCACTTGGCACAGTGGGAGTGTGACAGACAGCAGCTGCTCACAG AAACGTGTGACCTAAAGACAAAGGTGGCCACCCTGGAGGAGCAGCTGAAGGACCAGCAGGAGTCCATGCAGGCTGTGG AGGCAAAGTCTCAGGAGCTGCAGGAGGAAGGAGAGCGCAGGGCAGCAGCTGAGAAGCAGGTGCAGGTGCTGGAGGAGCAGGTGCAGGTGCTGGCAGGGCGGCTGGATGGAGCTGGCCAGCAGATCCGCTGGGCCAGCACAGAGCTGGACAAGGAGAAGGCCCGCGTTGACAGCATGGTCCGCCATCAGGAG TCTCTGCAGGCCAAACAGCGGGCCCTGCTACAGCAGCTGGACAGCCTGGACCAGGAGCGCGATGAGCTGCGGGGAAGCCTGGATGAGGCTGAGCTTCAGCGGGCTCAGGTGGAGCAGCAGCTGCAGACCCTACAAATGGAGAGAGAGCACAGGCAGTGCCAACTCCAGGCCCAGCAG GAGCTGCTGCAGAGCCTGCAGCAAGAGAAGCAGGAGCTGGAACAGGCAAGCACAGACCTGCGGCTGACCGTCTCAGAGCTGCAGCGGGAGGTGGCCGAGCTGAGGGAGAGGGAGCGACTGCTGGTGGCCTTCCCGGACCTCAACAGGCCCACAGAGGCTCAAATCGAAA GCTCTGGCGATGTTACCTACGACATGGAGAGGCAAGTGCAGGCCAACAATATCCGTATCCAGGTACTGAAGGAGGAGAATGGGCGACTCCAGTCAATGCTGACCAAAATCCAAGAGGTGGCCCAGCAGGGAGGCCTCAAG CTGATCCCACAGGACCAGCTCTGGTCCCCTCCCCACAAGGACATCCAGGGAGCAGCACCCCCAGCACAGGCCCAGAGTGCATCCTCTCG GCCTGTGAGCAGGAAGCACCCTCTTGGCAGCAGAACAGGCAGTGCAGGCAAGACCCCGCCTGGCCGGCCTCAAGCATCCCCAGCCCAGCAGCCCAGCAGCAAGCCTTCCCCAGAGAACAGGACTGTCTCAGCGACCTGTGCCCAGAACCCCATCCGGGCCTTGGCCAGGCTCAGGAGGAGACTCTCGCCGAGCCGGGGTCAGTCTGGCTGTATACACCAGTCCCAGGAGCGGCCCATGTAG
- the Ccdc157 gene encoding coiled-coil domain-containing protein 157 isoform X1, whose amino-acid sequence MAHLLGSQACIDSLRRDLTDLQGTIVDVFSRAGPVRCPSWKFPDRVACDLDMVALLEHYDHVPGDPEFTQLSHTVLLELVIDRLLLLLQSCSSYLENLGLEQAMPRARDPGPCMSVGLTVRRFWNSLLRLGKLYQLAAPQKRQNPGEILTAKPMAKGEPARSPECMTAKFIKPPSPVPGLPHTCPGLQTIPVRVSLRCPAGTSENTKSVHSQTIETALVPCDACTSVQGSLREVGKVVISLCQSQNLPSSLGQFQQLVQDSMGLRPLPAATMGHWAAEQSKDLTRLSKHVGALTQLVGPLRTQLEEAEGQKDGLRQQVGELEQSLLQEQRERRRQTEEAERHLAQWECDRQQLLTETCDLKTKVATLEEQLKDQQESMQAVEAKSQELQEEGERRAAAEKQVQVLEEQVQVLAGRLDGAGQQIRWASTELDKEKARVDSMVRHQESLQAKQRALLQQLDSLDQERDELRGSLDEAELQRAQVEQQLQTLQMEREHRQCQLQAQQELLQSLQQEKQELEQASTDLRLTVSELQREVAELRERERLLVAFPDLNRPTEAQIESSGDVTYDMERQVQANNIRIQVLKEENGRLQSMLTKIQEVAQQGGLKLIPQDQLWSPPHKDIQGAAPPAQAQSASSRPVSRKHPLGSRTGSAGKTPPGRPQASPAQQPSSKPSPENRTVSATCAQNPIRALARLRRRLSPSRGAQAAGQEGSIPREESPLGLGLVVGVAVPCSRGGRAGGTHQVGSAAMGPGTRLAYGAHPVH is encoded by the exons ATGGCACACCTGCTAGGCAGCCAGGCCTGCATAGACAGCCTGCGCAGAGACCTCACTGACCTGCAGGGGACCATCGTGGACGTGTTTTCCCGTGCTGGGCCTGTGCGCTGTCCCTCGTGGAAGTTCCCTGACCGTGTGGCCTGTGACCTTGACATGGTAGCCCTGCTGGAGCACTATGACCACGTGCCAGGTGACCCTGAGTTCACGCAGTTGTCCCACACTGTGCTGCTGGAGCTGGTCATCGACAG gctcctgctgctgctgcagagcTGTTCCAGCTACCTGGAAAACCTTGGCTTGGAGCAGGCGATGCCCCGCGCCCGAGATCCAGGACCCTGCATGTCTGTGGGGCTCACAGTGCGGCGCTTCTGGAACAGCCTGCTGAGGCTGGGCAAGCTTTACCAACTGGCGGCTCCCCAG AAAAGGCAAAACCCAGGAGAGATTCTCACTGCCAAGCCCATGGCCAAAGGCGAGCCTGCCAGGAGCCCTGAATGTATGACTGCCAAGTTCATCAAACCTCCCTCCCCAGTACCAGGTTTGCCCCATACCTGCCCAGGGCTGCAGACCATCCCTGTCAGAGTGTCCCTGAGGTGCCCAGCCGGGACATCCGAGAACACCAAGAGCGTCCACTCCCAGACCATCGAAACAGCATTGGTACCCTGTGACGCTTGCACCAGTGTCCAGGGCAGTCTTCGAGAGGTGGGCAAGGTGGTCATCAGCTTATGTCAGAGCCAGAACTTGCCCTCATCCTTGGGCCAATTCCAGCAGCTGGTACAGGACAGTATGGGGCTCAGGCCCCTGCCAGCCGCTACCATGGGCCACTGGGCAGCAGAACAGAGCAAAGACCTGACACGCCTCAGTAAGCACGTGGGGGCCCTCACTCAGCTTGTCGGGCCCCTCAGGACCCAGCTAGAGGAGGCTGAGGGGCAGAAGGATGGACTGAGGCAGCAGGTGGGCGAGCTGGAGCAGTCCCTGCTGCAGGAGCAGAGGGAGCGACGGCGGCAGACGGAGGAGGCTGAGCGGCACTTGGCACAGTGGGAGTGTGACAGACAGCAGCTGCTCACAG AAACGTGTGACCTAAAGACAAAGGTGGCCACCCTGGAGGAGCAGCTGAAGGACCAGCAGGAGTCCATGCAGGCTGTGG AGGCAAAGTCTCAGGAGCTGCAGGAGGAAGGAGAGCGCAGGGCAGCAGCTGAGAAGCAGGTGCAGGTGCTGGAGGAGCAGGTGCAGGTGCTGGCAGGGCGGCTGGATGGAGCTGGCCAGCAGATCCGCTGGGCCAGCACAGAGCTGGACAAGGAGAAGGCCCGCGTTGACAGCATGGTCCGCCATCAGGAG TCTCTGCAGGCCAAACAGCGGGCCCTGCTACAGCAGCTGGACAGCCTGGACCAGGAGCGCGATGAGCTGCGGGGAAGCCTGGATGAGGCTGAGCTTCAGCGGGCTCAGGTGGAGCAGCAGCTGCAGACCCTACAAATGGAGAGAGAGCACAGGCAGTGCCAACTCCAGGCCCAGCAG GAGCTGCTGCAGAGCCTGCAGCAAGAGAAGCAGGAGCTGGAACAGGCAAGCACAGACCTGCGGCTGACCGTCTCAGAGCTGCAGCGGGAGGTGGCCGAGCTGAGGGAGAGGGAGCGACTGCTGGTGGCCTTCCCGGACCTCAACAGGCCCACAGAGGCTCAAATCGAAA GCTCTGGCGATGTTACCTACGACATGGAGAGGCAAGTGCAGGCCAACAATATCCGTATCCAGGTACTGAAGGAGGAGAATGGGCGACTCCAGTCAATGCTGACCAAAATCCAAGAGGTGGCCCAGCAGGGAGGCCTCAAG CTGATCCCACAGGACCAGCTCTGGTCCCCTCCCCACAAGGACATCCAGGGAGCAGCACCCCCAGCACAGGCCCAGAGTGCATCCTCTCG GCCTGTGAGCAGGAAGCACCCTCTTGGCAGCAGAACAGGCAGTGCAGGCAAGACCCCGCCTGGCCGGCCTCAAGCATCCCCAGCCCAGCAGCCCAGCAGCAAGCCTTCCCCAGAGAACAGGACTGTCTCAGCGACCTGTGCCCAGAACCCCATCCGGGCCTTGGCCAGGCTCAGGAGGAGACTCTCGCCGAGCCGGG
- the Ccdc157 gene encoding coiled-coil domain-containing protein 157 isoform X2: MAHLLGSQACIDSLRRDLTDLQGTIVDVFSRAGPVRCPSWKFPDRVACDLDMVALLEHYDHVPGDPEFTQLSHTVLLELVIDRLLLLLQSCSSYLENLGLEQAMPRARDPGPCMSVGLTVRRFWNSLLRLGKLYQLAAPQKRQNPGEILTAKPMAKGEPARSPECMTAKFIKPPSPVPGLPHTCPGLQTIPVRVSLRCPAGTSENTKSVHSQTIETALVPCDACTSVQGSLREVGKVVISLCQSQNLPSSLGQFQQLVQDSMGLRPLPAATMGHWAAEQSKDLTRLSKHVGALTQLVGPLRTQLEEAEGQKDGLRQQVGELEQSLLQEQRERRRQTEEAERHLAQWECDRQQLLTETCDLKTKVATLEEQLKDQQESMQAVEAKSQELQEEGERRAAAEKQVQVLEEQVQVLAGRLDGAGQQIRWASTELDKEKARVDSMVRHQESLQAKQRALLQQLDSLDQERDELRGSLDEAELQRAQVEQQLQTLQMEREHRQCQLQAQQELLQSLQQEKQELEQASTDLRLTVSELQREVAELRERERLLVAFPDLNRPTEAQIESSGDVTYDMERQVQANNIRIQVLKEENGRLQSMLTKIQEVAQQGGLKLIPQDQLWSPPHKDIQGAAPPAQAQSASSRPVSRKHPLGSRTGSAGKTPPGRPQASPAQQPSSKPSPENRTVSATCAQNPIRALARLRRRLSPSRGTVGKKLLIPGPGEEQPFHPTAKTKG; this comes from the exons ATGGCACACCTGCTAGGCAGCCAGGCCTGCATAGACAGCCTGCGCAGAGACCTCACTGACCTGCAGGGGACCATCGTGGACGTGTTTTCCCGTGCTGGGCCTGTGCGCTGTCCCTCGTGGAAGTTCCCTGACCGTGTGGCCTGTGACCTTGACATGGTAGCCCTGCTGGAGCACTATGACCACGTGCCAGGTGACCCTGAGTTCACGCAGTTGTCCCACACTGTGCTGCTGGAGCTGGTCATCGACAG gctcctgctgctgctgcagagcTGTTCCAGCTACCTGGAAAACCTTGGCTTGGAGCAGGCGATGCCCCGCGCCCGAGATCCAGGACCCTGCATGTCTGTGGGGCTCACAGTGCGGCGCTTCTGGAACAGCCTGCTGAGGCTGGGCAAGCTTTACCAACTGGCGGCTCCCCAG AAAAGGCAAAACCCAGGAGAGATTCTCACTGCCAAGCCCATGGCCAAAGGCGAGCCTGCCAGGAGCCCTGAATGTATGACTGCCAAGTTCATCAAACCTCCCTCCCCAGTACCAGGTTTGCCCCATACCTGCCCAGGGCTGCAGACCATCCCTGTCAGAGTGTCCCTGAGGTGCCCAGCCGGGACATCCGAGAACACCAAGAGCGTCCACTCCCAGACCATCGAAACAGCATTGGTACCCTGTGACGCTTGCACCAGTGTCCAGGGCAGTCTTCGAGAGGTGGGCAAGGTGGTCATCAGCTTATGTCAGAGCCAGAACTTGCCCTCATCCTTGGGCCAATTCCAGCAGCTGGTACAGGACAGTATGGGGCTCAGGCCCCTGCCAGCCGCTACCATGGGCCACTGGGCAGCAGAACAGAGCAAAGACCTGACACGCCTCAGTAAGCACGTGGGGGCCCTCACTCAGCTTGTCGGGCCCCTCAGGACCCAGCTAGAGGAGGCTGAGGGGCAGAAGGATGGACTGAGGCAGCAGGTGGGCGAGCTGGAGCAGTCCCTGCTGCAGGAGCAGAGGGAGCGACGGCGGCAGACGGAGGAGGCTGAGCGGCACTTGGCACAGTGGGAGTGTGACAGACAGCAGCTGCTCACAG AAACGTGTGACCTAAAGACAAAGGTGGCCACCCTGGAGGAGCAGCTGAAGGACCAGCAGGAGTCCATGCAGGCTGTGG AGGCAAAGTCTCAGGAGCTGCAGGAGGAAGGAGAGCGCAGGGCAGCAGCTGAGAAGCAGGTGCAGGTGCTGGAGGAGCAGGTGCAGGTGCTGGCAGGGCGGCTGGATGGAGCTGGCCAGCAGATCCGCTGGGCCAGCACAGAGCTGGACAAGGAGAAGGCCCGCGTTGACAGCATGGTCCGCCATCAGGAG TCTCTGCAGGCCAAACAGCGGGCCCTGCTACAGCAGCTGGACAGCCTGGACCAGGAGCGCGATGAGCTGCGGGGAAGCCTGGATGAGGCTGAGCTTCAGCGGGCTCAGGTGGAGCAGCAGCTGCAGACCCTACAAATGGAGAGAGAGCACAGGCAGTGCCAACTCCAGGCCCAGCAG GAGCTGCTGCAGAGCCTGCAGCAAGAGAAGCAGGAGCTGGAACAGGCAAGCACAGACCTGCGGCTGACCGTCTCAGAGCTGCAGCGGGAGGTGGCCGAGCTGAGGGAGAGGGAGCGACTGCTGGTGGCCTTCCCGGACCTCAACAGGCCCACAGAGGCTCAAATCGAAA GCTCTGGCGATGTTACCTACGACATGGAGAGGCAAGTGCAGGCCAACAATATCCGTATCCAGGTACTGAAGGAGGAGAATGGGCGACTCCAGTCAATGCTGACCAAAATCCAAGAGGTGGCCCAGCAGGGAGGCCTCAAG CTGATCCCACAGGACCAGCTCTGGTCCCCTCCCCACAAGGACATCCAGGGAGCAGCACCCCCAGCACAGGCCCAGAGTGCATCCTCTCG GCCTGTGAGCAGGAAGCACCCTCTTGGCAGCAGAACAGGCAGTGCAGGCAAGACCCCGCCTGGCCGGCCTCAAGCATCCCCAGCCCAGCAGCCCAGCAGCAAGCCTTCCCCAGAGAACAGGACTGTCTCAGCGACCTGTGCCCAGAACCCCATCCGGGCCTTGGCCAGGCTCAGGAGGAGACTCTCGCCGAGCCGGG GAACGGTGGGAAAGAAGCTCCTCATCCCTGGGCCAGGTGAAGAGCAGCCTTTTCACCCCACAGCAAAGACCAAGGGGTAA